The genomic stretch GATCTCCCCTTCGACATTCGAGCGAACCTCAATGGAAATCAGGGATTCAAGGTTGCCAGATTCCCTAACCTTGACGATAAATTCACCGAGTCGGACGACCTCTTTCTTTTCGTCCGCGTTGTCTTTATTATCCTTTTTACCAAATATTTTGGTCGCACCGATGGCAACCACAGCGACGAGGACCAGTACGCTGATAATCAGAACAATTGTTCGTTTCCTATTCATTGGATAACTCCCATTGCCCGCTGCAAAGCAACTTGCGCGATTTTATAATCATAAAAAGCTCGAACCTGATTGGTCAAGGCTTGCGCAAACTCCGTCTGGGCATTGAGCAGCTCAAGCAAGATCGAGAGCTCCTGCTCGAAACGTCCTCTAATCACTTGGAGACTTAACTCGGCGTTTCGCACCTGTGTGTTAGAGATTTCCACCGCCCTTTCAGCTCGTCTCAAGTTTAGGTAGGCTTGGCGAACATCTAACGCGATAGAACGTTCCAGATCGCTTGCATCTTCACGGACAACACGCCGCTTTGTCACGCCGCCATCGAAAATCGGAAAATTTAGCGTTGTTCTGACTTCCCAACTGCGGAAGTCTGTGAAATTTTCGCGTTCATGTAGGTAATCATCAAGGTTGACACCATAATTATATTCCGCATTTAGCTGAGGCCAACGGTCCAACCTTGCCAGCGTCAAACCCCACTCCAATTGATTTATTGAGGATTGGAGTTCCTTAAATTCAGGACGAGTTTCAAAGGCTCTCTGAATAGCCTCCTCAACGGATAGCTCTATGACTTCAATCTGTCCTTTTTGGCTGTATAGCTGATAATCGGTGTCCTCGGCAACAGTGATGAGTGTCGCCGGATCTAGACCCATGATCCGGGGCAAGGTTGCCATTGCAATCTCAAGGGCATTCTGATCATTCAGCAGGCTCAATTCGTCATTTGCTTCTCTGACTTGCGCCGTTGCAACATCGGCCTCAATCTGAATTCCCGCTTCAACAAAAGCCCTTACACGGTCCGTATTCTCCAGTGATCTTGCTAAGATTTCCCGATCAACCTTTACCAATTCTTGTGCCTTGAGGACGTTATAATATGCCTGCGTAACTTGAAAAATCAGGTTCTGTTTTGTCTGTTCGTTGCGACCCATCGTCGCATTACGCCGTTCCTTTGCCTGCGAGAAATTTGCCTCTCTTTGTCCATTGTCCCATAACGTGTATTGTCCGGTCACACCTAAGTCATAATTTTCGCGCTCAAATCCAAAGTCCAGCGCATCTGAAAAATTGTAACGACCATCAAGGAAAATATCTGGATAGTAGCGAGCACGCGCATCCTTGACACGCAAACCGTCAATGGCAAGATTAATACGGGCATTCCGCATATCGGTTGAGTTTTCAACAGCAAGTTGAATACATTGTTCCAAGGTGAGCGGTTGGGAGAGATTAATTTCCTGTTCTTCTTGAGCAATTGCTGTGAGAGAAACAAAGATTAGCGCACAAACTAAAACGAACCATATCCTCCATCGGACCATTCTAATCTCCTATCGGTTATTTATATCAATTTGTTTCGTTTAGACAGAAGTAAATTCTGTGCAATAACACTAAATAAATGATGCGCAAGATTTTTGCCACTGATTTTATCGCATACGTTTGTAGGTGTGATTTGACAGTGACTTTTGACGGAATTCAAGATCGAAAGTTTAGACTGAAGCTAGGACGCTGTATCGAGAAGTTCCGGCCAACAATATCATTAGCAAGAAACGCACCACTCTCAAACAGATTGAAAAAGAGATGCAGTTAAGGCACTGGGGGCGGTCTGAGAATCCTCATTTTTCCTTGCAGTACCTTAACAGATTCTGTTACACTTACCTTGTAACTCTATCCCCGGCAGATGTAGCTCAAAAAATGTGTATTGGCTCATGTAAAAAGAAGGAGTTCGGTCGGTCAATCTTTGATTTATATACGTTCACGTCGAAGCGTAAAGCGGAAAAAGAAACCGAATTTTTTCGAGTTTTGCGTTTCACCTCGCATGTCGTGAGGCATATAATGAAACAAATTTTAGTATTTAGCGTATTTCTTATTGCAGTCTCACTCATC from Candidatus Poribacteria bacterium encodes the following:
- a CDS encoding TolC family protein; the encoded protein is MVRWRIWFVLVCALIFVSLTAIAQEEQEINLSQPLTLEQCIQLAVENSTDMRNARINLAIDGLRVKDARARYYPDIFLDGRYNFSDALDFGFERENYDLGVTGQYTLWDNGQREANFSQAKERRNATMGRNEQTKQNLIFQVTQAYYNVLKAQELVKVDREILARSLENTDRVRAFVEAGIQIEADVATAQVREANDELSLLNDQNALEIAMATLPRIMGLDPATLITVAEDTDYQLYSQKGQIEVIELSVEEAIQRAFETRPEFKELQSSINQLEWGLTLARLDRWPQLNAEYNYGVNLDDYLHERENFTDFRSWEVRTTLNFPIFDGGVTKRRVVREDASDLERSIALDVRQAYLNLRRAERAVEISNTQVRNAELSLQVIRGRFEQELSILLELLNAQTEFAQALTNQVRAFYDYKIAQVALQRAMGVIQ